The window TTCATTTTCTTTGCTGCATAGCAGTCTGTTCCGTAGGCTTTGGCCTCAAGCAACAGCTTTTTACCACGGAGCAGTTCTTCTATCACATGCCCTCCGCCATATCTGAACTCACCGGGATAAATTTTGTTGAGCGGATCATCCTCCGCTGGCTCTGTTGCTCCTATGTAACTGTCAACAGCAGCAAGTCCTGCATAGGCAGGTACTTTATTCAGCCAGACTTTAGAAGCTTTGATTGTCGGGGTCATTTGACCAAAGTTGAAGAACATTCCTGAGGAACACATTGGAGCAAAGGTGCCGGTGGTAACCACATCAATATCTCTGGCTGCCTGCTCTGGCCCGCGGTCACGGACAATACCCACCATTTCTTCAGCAGTGACGACAACAGCTTCACCAGCCTGTATTTTGGCGTTTATCTCCTCAAATGTCTTTTTGACTTTCTGAACACTCATCTACTCACTCCTATGCAATTGAACATGATTCCACAAAGAAATTTCGCTTATAACATCCAGCGCTTATCTCTGGTAGCTAAAAACAGCTGTTTTACGTGAAGAAACTTCGGTACCAGAGATGATACAAACTTGTGACCACCTCTTGAAGATTTGAAAATCTGCCTTTGATTTCAAGATAATAACTTTCCAGATTGGCAAAAGCATGGACAATAAGCTTTACCATGAGATGCATGAACTTGAAAAGGGAGAAATTCCGGAGAGTTTTCATTACACCTTGACATACATTAATGTTTTGCCTACTTTTAAGCTCTTCGGACAACCAACTGCATTCTCGAATGTTCGCATTTCCCTTCCGTTTGCATTAGCCACAGGACCTTATGACTACCGATAAAAAAGACGAAATTAATGGTGTGCGCACCCGCATCGATGAAATAGACAGCTCAATCCTCGATCTTCTCAAAGAGCGTTTGGGACTTGCCAAAGATATAGGAAAACTAAAAGATGATGGTAACAGAGCCAAGTGGGATCCTTATCGGGAACGGCAAATCTATGAAAAATTATTAGAGACCAACGCCCGAACCTTTCCCGAAGATGCTCTACGCTCTATTTTTCATGAAATTATAACTACCTGCAGGCTCTCTCAGAAAAAAGCTGTGGTTGCCTATCTTGGACCCGAGGCAACTTTTACCCACCTTGCCGGAGTGAAGTATTTTGGCCATTCGGCCAGTTACAGGGCCATGGAAACCATCGACGAAGTTTTCTCGGAGGTTGAAAAAGGCAGGACAACCTATGGAATAGTACCAGTCGAAAACTCCATAGAGGGTGCCGTTTTCTCAACCCTTGACTCTTTCATGAAATACAAGGTTCAGATTTGCGGTGAAATCGAGTTGCCAATCACCCATAATCTGGTTTGCAAGTCAGGAAACATTGAAGATATCCAGACAGTAGCCTCTCACTCCCAGGCACTTGCCCAGTGTCGGGAATGGTTGAGGAAGAATCTGCCCAGCGTCCCTACTCTCGATAGCTTTTCCACGGGTGCAGCGGCGAAGATGGCTTCCAATAATCCTAATATTGGTGCCATAGCCTCCTCGCTGGCAATCAAGACCCATGATCTGCAGGTGGTTGTAAAAGGGATAGAAGATTACGCAGGAAACACCACTCGCTTTCTCATTATTGGAAAAGAGTCACCAAGCCCCAGTGGTGCTGACAGAACTTCCCTTCTCATTGGTACAACCCACAGGCCAGGCGCCCTGAACGAGATTCTCACTATTCTCTCAGATGAGGGCATCAACCTTATGAAACTCGAGTCTCGTCCGGTGAAGGGCAAAAAATGGAAATACCTCTTCTTCCTGGACATGATGGGCCATATGGAAGATGAGCATATTCGTCGAGGCTGTGAAAGCATACGTGACCTCTGCTCATATTACGAATGGCTTGGTTCTTACCCGAGAAGTGAGGCGTAAAACTTCTCCACCCACATTTTGTAGAAAGAAGCAATCAGGCCCTCCCCGTCTTGAAGTAGGCGTTTGGAGGGCCTATTATTTGTTGAATGGTGCACTGTGCAAAGCTGGTGCCGTTTTATGGTAATCTGCAGAGTTGACTTTATCGATGCAGATCTTTATATTGGCGCGTCTTGGCATTTTTTGAAATACTTCATTTATTATCCAGCAGTAGAGACGACGGCAGGTCTGAACCAGCATGCGTATTTTAGGTATAGAAAGCTCTTGCGACGACACAGCAGCCGCAATCCTTGAGGACGACTGTACAGTTTTAAGCAGTGTCATCAGCAGTCAGGATGAGATTCACAGCCGCTTTGGGGGAGTTGTACCAGAACTCGCATCCAGAAAGCATCTTGAAAATATCCACCCTATTGTTTGCGAAGCTCTCGATCGCGCCCAACTTACTCTTGCTGATATTGATCTCATAGCAACTACCCAGGGGCCCGGACTGATTGGTTCTCTTCTGGTCGGTTTTTCATACGCCAAATCCCTTTCGTACCAAACCGGCATTCCCTATATCGGTGTAGACCATATGGCTGGGCACCTGCTGGCTGTTTTCCTTGAGGACGATGTTGAATTTCCATATGTTGCACTTATCGCTTCAGGTGGGACCAGTTCTATATTTCAAGTGCAAAGCCATACCGACTTCACCCACCTGGGAAGAACCCGGGATGATGCCGCTGGTGAAGCTTTCGACAAGGTCGCTAAACTGCTCGGTCTTCCCTATCCTGGCGGACCACATGTATCAAAAATGGCTGACCAGGGAGACTCCGGTGCCATAAAATTTCCCAGGGCCTGGCTTGAAGAGGATTCACTCGATTTTAGCTTCAGCGGCGTTAAAACGGCTGTTTTAAACCACTGCAATCAGCAAAAACAGAAAAACAACTCTCTCAACCTTGAAAATATATGTGCCTCGTTTCAGGAAGCAGTAGTAGAGGTGTTAGTAGAAAAGACGATTCTGGCAGCCAGGAAAGCAGGTGTTACGACAGTTGTTCTCGGTGGTGGAGTTTCTGCTAATCCACGTTTGCGGTCGGCCTTCCAGCATCGTTGCGCTGAAGAGGGTCTTAATTTTCATGTGCCAAAACCCATATTCTGTACAGATAATGGTGCCATGATAGCTTTAGCAGGGTACTATAAATATTTGGAGCAGGGAGCAATGTCAACAGATGAGGATGTGTATTCCAGATCAGCCTTAGGATAGCGCAAGACATGCAAATAGGGCGTTTAGGTAAGTATTATTTCAGAAGATTACAGCGCCTTAAAGGTGATCCGATCGCACTTGCCGGAGGTTTCGCCATAGGTGTCTTTATTGGTTTCACACCGACCATGCCTCTTCACACCGTTGCGATAATTATTGCAACACTGGCTACTAGAACATCAACAATAGCTGGAATTTTGAGCAGTTGGGTAGTCTGCAATCCTCTCACCTATTTTCCTATTTACTACTTTTCGCTGGTTATCGGCAATGCAGTCACGCCATACCATCTGAATTGGGTAAAAATTAAGACAACACTCGATCTGCTTCTTACATCTGAATCCATATCCCAATCCATGAAACTGGTAATGGGACTTGGATGTGAAACAATAGTCGTTATGCTTGTAGGCGGAATAATTTTAGCTCTTCCTTTTACCATTATGAGTTTTTACCTTTCGCTGAAGTTCTTTATTGCAGTAAAGCAGAAAAGAGCTCAAAAGCAGATTCTCAATTAAATACAAACAGATAGTCAATTAAATGACCAGATATGGTGAGACCAGGAAATCCCTGGGCAAACACAATCTCGCGCCGAAAAAGCGGTTTGGGCAGAACTTTCTTGTTCACAAACACACCGCCGAGGCCATAGTCCGTGCAGGCAAAGTTGCTGCCGAAGATGTAATAGTTGAAGTTGGGGTAGGGCTTGGTGCGCTCACTCAGCCTCTGGCTGAAAGAGCCAAACAGGTTATAGGTGTCGAGATTGACAGCGGTCTTATCCGCTTTCATGAAGAGGAAAATGACCTCCCCGAAAATGTCACCTTAATTCATGAAGATGTTCTGAAAGCCGATTTTAAAAAGCTTTCCGACCAATGCGGCGGGCCCATGAAGATCATGGCCAATCTGCCCTATTCGATCTCAAATCCATTCATTTTCAAATTGATTGAGAATAGACAATACGTGATTTCCGCAACCATCATGCTGCAGAAAGAAGTAGCGGACCGGTTAATGGCTGCCCCGGGCAGTAAAGATTATGGAGTGCCTTCGGTTCTCCTGCAAAGTTGCGCGACAATAACCGGCCTGATGACCCTCAAGCCGAGTGAATTCCATCCGCAACCGAAGATCGACTCTACTGTGATTCGAATAGAGTTTGATCACGCTCCTTTCCAGACCAGGCAAGGCACATTGTTTGCCTACCCGGTTTTCCAGCGTATTGTCCGATCAGCGTTTAACCAGCGAAGAAAAACTATTCACAATACGCTGTCAGGTGCCGGATTT of the Desulfosediminicola ganghwensis genome contains:
- the tsaD gene encoding tRNA (adenosine(37)-N6)-threonylcarbamoyltransferase complex transferase subunit TsaD, encoding MRILGIESSCDDTAAAILEDDCTVLSSVISSQDEIHSRFGGVVPELASRKHLENIHPIVCEALDRAQLTLADIDLIATTQGPGLIGSLLVGFSYAKSLSYQTGIPYIGVDHMAGHLLAVFLEDDVEFPYVALIASGGTSSIFQVQSHTDFTHLGRTRDDAAGEAFDKVAKLLGLPYPGGPHVSKMADQGDSGAIKFPRAWLEEDSLDFSFSGVKTAVLNHCNQQKQKNNSLNLENICASFQEAVVEVLVEKTILAARKAGVTTVVLGGGVSANPRLRSAFQHRCAEEGLNFHVPKPIFCTDNGAMIALAGYYKYLEQGAMSTDEDVYSRSALG
- the rsmA gene encoding 16S rRNA (adenine(1518)-N(6)/adenine(1519)-N(6))-dimethyltransferase RsmA; protein product: MTRYGETRKSLGKHNLAPKKRFGQNFLVHKHTAEAIVRAGKVAAEDVIVEVGVGLGALTQPLAERAKQVIGVEIDSGLIRFHEEENDLPENVTLIHEDVLKADFKKLSDQCGGPMKIMANLPYSISNPFIFKLIENRQYVISATIMLQKEVADRLMAAPGSKDYGVPSVLLQSCATITGLMTLKPSEFHPQPKIDSTVIRIEFDHAPFQTRQGTLFAYPVFQRIVRSAFNQRRKTIHNTLSGAGFFMEDEAVDKADNKRITEEVIVAAGLSPSLRPEALSLDQFMDLAVSFEKRLQAKNT
- a CDS encoding DUF2062 domain-containing protein — translated: MQIGRLGKYYFRRLQRLKGDPIALAGGFAIGVFIGFTPTMPLHTVAIIIATLATRTSTIAGILSSWVVCNPLTYFPIYYFSLVIGNAVTPYHLNWVKIKTTLDLLLTSESISQSMKLVMGLGCETIVVMLVGGIILALPFTIMSFYLSLKFFIAVKQKRAQKQILN
- the pheA gene encoding prephenate dehydratase, whose product is MTTDKKDEINGVRTRIDEIDSSILDLLKERLGLAKDIGKLKDDGNRAKWDPYRERQIYEKLLETNARTFPEDALRSIFHEIITTCRLSQKKAVVAYLGPEATFTHLAGVKYFGHSASYRAMETIDEVFSEVEKGRTTYGIVPVENSIEGAVFSTLDSFMKYKVQICGEIELPITHNLVCKSGNIEDIQTVASHSQALAQCREWLRKNLPSVPTLDSFSTGAAAKMASNNPNIGAIASSLAIKTHDLQVVVKGIEDYAGNTTRFLIIGKESPSPSGADRTSLLIGTTHRPGALNEILTILSDEGINLMKLESRPVKGKKWKYLFFLDMMGHMEDEHIRRGCESIRDLCSYYEWLGSYPRSEA